AGAGCCCGGCTGAACGCGATGTTAATTTTTAGATGCCCTTTCTGCAAATGTGGTGTCCACAAGTATGTCATAATCAATTCTTTGCTGTAGTTCTCCTGACTCTTCAATGATGTCTTGAATACGATCCCACTCATTTTCGCCCAAAATCAAATCTGGATCATACGTTTCCTGCTCCTTATAGCGCTCGATGACGGCTGCAATAACGTCCAACTCAGTATCTTCAAAAAACGGTTGAATGGAAGCTGCAACCTCTTCCACCGGTTGTTCATATACAAATGTCTGGGCTTTTATCAGGGCGTTTGTAAACTTTTGTGCCGTTTCTTCGTTTTCATTCAAATAGCTTTCTTTTGCCATAAATACAGTGTAGGGAACGTGACCACTCTCCACGCCAAAAGAAGCCACGACATGGCCAATCCCCTCCCTCTCAAATAAAGTGGCTTGCGGTTCAAAGAGCTGTACAAACTCTCCCGTACCTGAAGCAAAAGCATTGGAGATGTTACCGAAGTCGACATTTTGAATTAACTCCAAATCATCCTGTGGATCAATGCTATGCTTTTTTAACACGTATTCCCCCACCATCTGCGGCATTCCGCCTTTTCTTTGACCTAGAAAAACACGACCTTTTAAATCATCCCACTCAAACGATGTTAGTTTCTCTCTAGACACTAAAAAAGTGCCATCCGTTTGAGTCAATTGTGCAAAATTAATCACGGGGTCATCCGTGCCTTGTTGATGAACGTATATACTCGTTTCACTACCAACAAGGGCAATATCGGCTCCATCTGACAGAAGTGTTGTCATTGTCTTATCGCCACCCCATGTCGTTGTGATCTCAACCTCAAGCCCCTCTTCAGCAAAAAAACCTTCTGAGACCGCCACGTAGTGTGGGGCGTAAAAGATGGAGCGTGTCACTTCAGCGACCTTTACTTTTGTTAAATCAGATGATGGGTTGTTACAAGCACTTAATAGAAGGAGAGGAAGCGTTAATGCCATAAGTAGACCTGTGCGAAGCCATTTCATTCTCCTCTAACACACTCCTTTTTAATCAGATTTGATGCATGGAGATACGATAGTATATTCACGTTGATAAAAATGTGTGTTAGCCCATATCATTTTTTAGGTGTGAGTTCATTCATGGGTATTTCAGACACAATTTCATGGCACACAGCTGAATATTGGAGGGTGTTTACAAATCATGATACACTGATTTAGTACCACTTCTAGAATAGCGATAAAAACATAGATCAATGATGCTCACAGTGAAGAGACGAGATGAAGTTGAAAAAGGAGCCGTAGTGTATGGACAATCGTGCGTATCGCAGTCAATATCGGACGAACTGTGATGTTAATCATCTATCGGATATAAAACATAACCAAACCAAACGCGTGTTAGTGATGACGGCTGTCTCTGCCGAAAAAGAAGCTGTTCTAAAAGGACTTCAACAGTCAACCCCACATCACTTTGATGTGCAACTGTCAGGTGTGGGTGTGGCTGAGGCTGCTGCTCGTACGGCTTTTC
The genomic region above belongs to Caldalkalibacillus salinus and contains:
- a CDS encoding ABC transporter substrate-binding protein encodes the protein MKWLRTGLLMALTLPLLLLSACNNPSSDLTKVKVAEVTRSIFYAPHYVAVSEGFFAEEGLEVEITTTWGGDKTMTTLLSDGADIALVGSETSIYVHQQGTDDPVINFAQLTQTDGTFLVSREKLTSFEWDDLKGRVFLGQRKGGMPQMVGEYVLKKHSIDPQDDLELIQNVDFGNISNAFASGTGEFVQLFEPQATLFEREGIGHVVASFGVESGHVPYTVFMAKESYLNENEETAQKFTNALIKAQTFVYEQPVEEVAASIQPFFEDTELDVIAAVIERYKEQETYDPDLILGENEWDRIQDIIEESGELQQRIDYDILVDTTFAERASKN